Proteins from one Penicillium digitatum chromosome 2, complete sequence genomic window:
- a CDS encoding Six-bladed beta-propeller, TolB-like encodes MSTPVTAPFGQWKSPISSTLLGADGVQFESIATSKGKVYVIEDRPKEQGRGCIVEYAGHEGRDILPAKYDARTKVHEYGGASMIAFDGHVVFSDRETQDLHKLDPSTGQVEQITKTSNALRYASTSATGSLSDGQAESGWILAIEEDHSKPLPSEVRNRLVAVNVQSKEIVNVASGDDFYNAAQFSPDGSRICWTQWSHPDMPWTGARLYVAKWNNGQVTDICHVSGVPEKESVSQPRWGLDNKLYFTSDCSGYWQLYRSHADTLECQRVPLHGLEEVEFSQPDWHLGNCTYVCLTPTSMIASYTKNGRWSFILIDLSNESWQEMNLPVTDTIVLADTPLSDTKIALLGSSETSFNTVFTLEMADTVELDALKVASELPMPSSLVSKPEHLSFPRVHGENLEGVAHAIFYAPQNPDYQPPSGALPPLIVCVHGGPTSQTGTGLNITNQYWTSRGYAVVWVNYGGSSGYGRAYRDDLNGQWGILDTADAASCVSYLASTGRIDQNGVGIRGQSAGGYIVLQALCDYPNLFAGGNSLYGIGNVKALCEDTHKFESHYAFALLFDPGVDEDEKTRIFNERSPCLKVDKITAPLLLLQGDEDLVVPMNQAEEMVEMMTKVGRESKLVVFHGEGHGFRQAKSRIAAVEEEEKWWKKELLKMDSVDL; translated from the exons ATGAGTACTCCAGTTACAGCTCCATTCGGCCAATGGAAGAGTCCGATCAGCTCTACCTTGCTTGGCGCTGACGGTGTTCAATTTGAATCCATCGCG ACATCCAAGGGAAAGGTTTATGTAATTGAGGATCGACCCAAAGAGCAGGGACGTGGCTGCATTGTCGAATACGCTGGCCATGAAGGACGAGATATCTTACCAGCCAA ATATGACGCTCGCACCAAAGTTCATGAATATGGCGGCGCATCGATGATCGCTTTCGATGGACATGTCGTCTTTTCTGATCGGGAGACACAGGATCTGCATAAACTCGATCCCTCCACAGGTCAAGTTGAGCAGATCACAAAGACAAGCAATGCTCTCCGCTATGCGTCCACCTCTGCTACGGGATCTCTGTCAGATGGCCAGGCGGAGTCAGGCTGGATCTTAGCGATCGAAGAAGATCACTCCAAACCCTTACCGTCGGAAGTTCGGAACCGACTCGTCGCGGTAAACGTACAGTCCAAAGAGATTGTCAACGTCGCCTCTGGGGATGATTTCTACAACGCTGCTCAGTTTTCCCCTGATGGCAGCAGGATATGCTGGACCCAGTGGTCTCATCCAGATATGCCATGGACAGGAGCCCGCCTGTATGTGGCCAAGTGGAATAATGGTCAGGTTACAGACATTTGCCATGTGTCGGGTGTGCCGGAGAAAGAAAGCGTTAGCCAGCCACGATGGGGCCTTGATAACAAGTTGTACTTCACGAGTGATTGTTCGGGGTATTGGCAGCTCTATCGGTCTCATGCTGACACTTTGGAGTGTCAACGGGTGCCCCTACATGGTCTGGAAGAAGTGGAGTTTTCGCAGCCAGACTGGCATCTAGGAAA TTGCACCTACGTGTGTTTGACTCCAACTTCAATGATCGCGTCGTACACAAAGAATGGTAGATGGAGTTTCATATTGATTGATCTCTCGAACGAATCCTGGCAGGAAATGAATCTGCCAGTGACAGACACGATTGTTTTGGCAGATACTCCTCTCTCAGATACAAAAATAGCGCTTCTTGGATCTAGCGAGACGAGCTTCAACACTGTTTTTACATTGGAAATGGCCGACACCGTCGAGCTCGATGCACTCAAGGTAGCTTCTGAGCTCCCCATGCCAAGTTCTCTTGTTTCCAAGCCAGAGCATCTATCTTTTCCAAGAGTGCACGGTGAGAACTTGGAAGGAGTGGCACATGCTATCTTCTACGCACCTCAGAACCCAGATTATCAGCCACCTTCTGGAGCGCTGCCGCCTCTGATCGTCTGTGTCCATGGTGGACCAACGTCCCAAACCGGAACTGGCCTGAATATTACGAACCAATACTGGACTTCTCGAGGGTATGCCGTTGTTTGGGTAAATTATGGAGGTAGCTCCGGATATGGCAGAGCGTACCGGGATGATTTGAACGGACAATGGG GGATCCTTGACACAGCAGATGCTGCTAGCTGTGTGTCATACTTAGCGTCCACTGGCCGAATCGACCAAAATGGAGTCGGCATTCGCGGCCAAAGTGCGGGCGGATACATCGTACTCCAAGCTCTTTGTGACTACCCCAATCTCTTCGCCGGTGGCAATTCTCTTTACGGAATCGGCAATGTCAAGGCTCTCTGTGAGGATACCCATAAGTTTGAGAGCCATTACGCATTCGCCTTGCTGTTTGATCCAGGAGTGGATGAAGACGAGAAAACCCGCATTTTCAACGAACGCAGCCCCTGTCTCAAGGTAGACAAGATCACTGCGCCATTGTTGTTGCTGCAAGGAGACGAGGATTTGGTCGTTCCTATGAACCAGGCAGAGGAAATGGTCGAAATGATGACAAAGGTTGGTCGTGAATCTAAGTTGGTGGTTTTCCATGGAGAAGGGCATGGATTCCGGCAGGCGAAGAGTCGGATAGCGGCcgtggaagaggaggagaagTGGTGGAAGAAAGAGTTGTTGAAGATGGATTCGGTGGATCTTTGA
- a CDS encoding Methyltransferase type 11 translates to MSTEAPPFIGRMLAMFEPAYIMTWAMSHYIRICAEAVFKNGQLFAPITQTRRLRDEAFGRFWIEFTTPRQMSSNPNNQQVSEPVGSSALIPPILRTATGTVLDIGPGTGTQMPLLTSPAITALYGAEPCKGLHATIRAKALAENISPRYHIVPTGVAAHELIPALRAAGTGVVDEYDTDPRAGIFDTILCVRVLCSVSEMERTVSELYGMLRPGGRLLVTEHVVNPWRRAKGSIIGRFVQGVYQVLGWSWFTGDCCLVRDTEAVLRAAADVDGGWESVELERNFEWSAMPYISGVLVKKGV, encoded by the exons ATGTCGACCGAAGCCCCACCATTTATCGGACGAATGCTCGCAATGTTCGAGCCAGCATATATCATGACTTGGGCTATGTCGC ACTACATCCGAATCTGCGCCGAAGCTGTCTTCAAAAATGGCCAGCTCTTTGCCCCAATCACTCAGACCCGGAGACTCCGCGATGAAGCATTCGGAAGATTCTGGATCGAGTTCACTA CACCCCGCCAAATGAGCTCCAACCCAAACAACCAACAAGTCTCCGAGCCAGTCGGTTCCTCAGCTCTAATCCCCCCAATCCTCCGCACAGCCACAGGAACAGTCCTCGACATCGGTCCAGGCACAGGTACACAGATGCCACTACTCACCTCACCAGCCATAACAGCCCTATACGGTGCCGAGCCATGCAAAGGCCTCCACGCCACGATCCGCGCAAAAGCGCTTGCAGAGAACATCTCACCCAGGTATCACATCGTGCCTACAGGCGTAGCAGCCCACGAACTGATCCCCGCATTGCGGGCGGCGGGGACGGGCGTCGTGGATGAGTACGATACCGACCCGCGCGCTGGTATCTTCGACACGATCCTTTGTGTGCGGGTATTGTGCTCGGTATCTGAAATGGAGCGTACGGTGAGTGAGCTGTACGGGATGCTTAGGCCTGGTGGGCGGTTGCTTGTTACGGAGCATGTTGTTAATCCGTGGCGGCGAGCCAAAGGGTCGATTATTGGGCGGTTTGTGCAGGGTGTTTATCAGGTTCTTGGATGGAGTTGGTTTACTGGGGATTGTTGTTTGGTTAGGGATACCGAGGCGGTTTTAAGGGCTGCTGCTGATGTGGATGGCGGGTGGGAGAGTGTTGAGTTAGAGAGGAATTTTGAGTGGTCGGCTATGCCTTATATTTCTGGGGTTTTAGTTAAGAAGGGGGTTTAG